Below is a window of Candidatus Nanosynbacter sp. HMT-352 DNA.
ATAGCTCCTGGTCTTTCTTATTGTAGTGAAGGAGAGAAAGGAAGAGGAGGGAAAATGAGGGTATTAAGACGAAAAGAGGAAGCCCATATTTAAAAGCAGAAAATGCACCGATTATTCCTCTGATAATATCGTCAGATACTGGTAGTCGCGGATTAATATACGTATTAAACAATATAGCAATAAACTTCAATGGATTACTATGCAGAGGGTTGTGGGCTGCACCAGTAGTAAGCAGAGGTTGAGTGTATATTTGGAACCATAGCATTAAACATAGTCCTGCTAATATTGAGGCGAATATAATTAGACGCCACTTCTGAATATTAAAAGGAATCTTCTTATTTTTATTAGGAGAAAATAGGTGTTTTGGTAGGAATATTAAAGGGAAGAGCAAAAGTATGGAAACTGACTTAGTGAGTATTGAGAAGCAGAATATGAAAACAATAAGTAATTGTTGGCGGCGTGTCATTGGATGTTTCTGGCTGAATAAGTTTAATAGAGTAGCTACAGTGGTGAAAATTGCTATATTTGCCATACAATCTCCTGAGAGAGAAGCTGACAAGTGTATCATTAGTGGAAATAATCCAGTTGCCACGAATGCCCATTTACCAACACGTACCCATTTGATAATGAAATACAGAGCGATAGAATAAAATATTAAATTAAATAATCTTCCGAATAGAATCGTTATTCCCAATGATCTGTGTATAGTATTTGCTATACCGATGCCGATAGCTTGAGGTAAGTGCATAATTGGCGGATAACCAGTAGCACTACTGCATTTATGTATTTCTGTGTCGTTTTTATTGATAAGTTTTTTATAGCTAGTTATAAAATTGTTAGCTTCTGCTTCCTTCACTTTTAATAAAATATCTTTAGGTAGAGAACAGGATTTCCCTGACTCGATTCTTCCTTGAGATAATGTGTAGGAGCGCATGTAGTGATGGCCCTCATCTGCAACCGACAATAAAGGCACTGTAATTGCAGATAATACTCCAAAGAACAATGACAACGATATAAAAACATTCTCAGGCTTTTTAATAAATGATAAGAAATAGGACCAATATTTTTTCATATGCTAAGCAGATTATAAATTAGAATAATATATTGATCAAACTTGTTATACTATTAAATATATGCAGGCTCAAAAGAAGGATTATATATGGAACTCGATAGGGTCATTTTTACAGAGTGCAATTTCTCCAATTCTTCTGATTGTTATTACGCGTCTTAACGGAGTTGGTGATTCCGGGTTATTTTCTTTTGCAATGTCTCTTTCGGTGGTATTTTGGGCTATATCTTTATGGGGTGGTCGAACATATCAAGTATCCGATGTTAAAAAAGAGTTTTCTAGTGGTGATTATATTGTAGTGCGCTTTATATCATCATTAATTGTGGCGGTTTTTTCCATAAGTTTTTGCATATTAAGTGGATACGATCTTATAAAAACAGAATTAATAATGGTCTTGGTATCATTTAAGATTCTGGAGTCAATTGCTGACTCGATGTATGGGGTATTACAGATTCATAATAAATTGTATATAGTGGGAATTTCTCTAACCATGAAATCTGTTTTCGGCTTCATGCTCTTTACTCTGGTTGATATTTTGACCAAAAACATTATTTATGGCGCTTTATCTATATTTATAGTAAATATAGCAGTGGTTATTTTTTACGATATTCCATGGATGAAACATGTAGAAAGTGTTGGCTTAACTAAGAAAAATATTATACAAGCTGGAAAAATTATGAAAAAAACCGCAGAGGTGTTCGTTGTAGTTTTTTTAACGATGTTTTCTTTGAATATACCTCGTTATTTTTTGGATAAATATCATTATGACCAAATTGGGTATTTTGGAATAATGGCGATGCCGATCACTTTATTAACTCTATTTATATCATTCGTTCTTCAGCCTAATGTTGTAAATTTATCTGAATTATTGAAAAAGAAAAAAATAAATGAGTTTACTAAGATTGTTAGTAAGATAGATTTTATAACGTTTACATTGGGAATTTTATTTGTTGTTTCGAGTTATTTAATCGGAGTTTGGGCTCTTAATACTGTTTTTGGTATTGATATAAATAACTTTCGTATAGATTTAACTATTATGGTTATTGGCGCCGTAGCGAACGCTTTTGTGTCAATTTATGTTAATTTATTGATAATTCTACGTCGATTTAAGGGTCAATTTTATACTCTACTAGTTACGAATATTTTGGCTGTGATACTGTCTGTCTATTTAATTGATAGACTGGCTATGTTGGGTAGCGTGCTAGTTTTTATGATAATTAGTTTTTTACAAGCAATCATTCTTTTGTTTATATACAAGAGGTCTCTAAAAAATGTTATAATGCTTAGTGAGGATAAGGTGAGGTATGAGTAAAAAATATATAATTTTAGGAGCGGGCGGACAATTAGGTAAGGCTTTATGTGCAATTTTCCCAGATGCTAAGGCTCTAACTCATAAAGAGTTGGACATATCTGATGAAGCACAGGTAAATGCGTTTGATTGGTCTAAATATGATGTTATTTTAAATGCGGCAGCATTGGTTAATTCTGATGGTTCAGAGACTTCGGAATTAAGAGCTAAAACTTGGCTAGCTAATGCTTATGGTCCACGGAATTTAGCCAAAATTGCGATTGAGAAGAATAAAACTATCGTTCATTATTCTTCTGACTATGTTTGGGATGGGAGAAAAAAGAATCACAAAGATGATGAAATTGTTGCGCCGCTATTGGTTTACGGACAAAGCAAAGCTGCCGGCGATTTAGTAGTCAGTTTAGTGCCAAAGCATTATATTATGCGAGTATCTTGGGTAGTCGGTGATGGTCATAATATACCAAAAACCATGAAAAAACTGGCAGACATGCGTATTAATCCAAAGGTTGTTGATGATCAATTTGGACGGTTAACTTTCGCCTCAGAAATTGCTAGGGCTACTAAATATTTCTTAGACAATAAAGTGGCGTACGGATCATATAATGTGACTAATGATGGTCCAGTAAAATCATGGTACGAGATTGCTGCTGATGTATTCGAATATGCTGGATATGATCGTAATCGTGTGCATCCGGTTTCCACGGAAGAATATGCGGCAGATAAGCCAGGTTTTGCTCCACGCCCACTTAATAGTGATATGGATTTAGTGAAATTACGTCAAACAGGATTTATGCCGGTTGACTACACCGACATGTTAAAAGAATATGTTAGACATCTCCCACTAGATGAATAAGAGATTCAATAATTATGAATAAAGATATTTTAAATGTTTTATATCAGAGTGATGATAATTATGCGGCAGTAAGTGCAATTTCTATCGCATCTTTACTGGAAAATAATAAACACTTAAAACAGATTAATATTTTTTATCTTGGGCACAAGCTTAAAAAAAGTAGTATTAATAAATTTAACGAAATGGTTGGTAGTTATAAAAACGCTACAATTACCTTTGTCGACGTTTCTGGCTATCCTGATGAACTAAAGGAAATAGGCGTTAAGGCTTGGAAGGGGTTATATATAACTTGGTATAAAATGCTGGCATTCGCTAAGCTTGATATCAAGACCGATCGAATCTTATATATAAATCCGCATACGGTAATTAGTGGCGCTCTTGACGGTCTTTTGGAACTTGACTTTGAGGATAATATTTTGGCGTTATCGTATGACGCAACTATGGTTAATGCTCATAAGAATGCAATCGGCTTAAAATCTACTGACGGATATTTTAACTGCGGAATTATGCTTGTTAATCATAAAAAATGGATAAAAGACAAAATTGATTCTAAGATGCGCGAACATTTACGACATAATCATTATGAGGTGGCTGACCAAGATCTATGTAATGTCTTTTTTAAGGATAAAATTAAACTAGTTGGCGTTGAATATAATTTTTCTACTGTATTTTATGGTTATGATATCAAAAAATACATTAAAGCTAATGGTTTTATGTCAGAAAGCTTCTATAGTTATAATGAGATTATGGAAGCTTATTATGCTCCAAAGATTGTTCATTCTCAATTTGGTATAACAGGTCGACCATGGCAGGTAGGAAATGATAATCCAGTCGGCTTATTATGGCACAAGTATTTGGAGATGACTCCATGGAAGAACGCTAAAATGCCAGAAGCGAAAAAAGATATGAACTGGCGACTCTATAAATTACTATCACAAGCAATAGTTGTAAAATTATATGCTTGGGCAGTCAAACGTAAGTTTGCTAAATAAAATATTTCCATCAAAGCTTTGACAGTAGGCTGTGAGCTCGTGACGTAATGCGAGTTTTTGCGGCGAATGAAGCTTTATTCCAGTTGATACTCTTAAATTTATTGGCGAAATCGTTGTATACTTCTTTTTCTTCGTTGAATCGGATTCCGTTTTTGCTCTTTTCTTTGCTAGATAATGAGTCTGCAAATCTACGATATTGAAATGTTTCTGTCGAATCGAAACATAGAGAAGCTCCGTCAATTATCATAGTTAGTTCGATAATGACATCTTGAAGAATTTTATATCTTGGATCGAATGAGTATTTTTTAAGTGTGCTAGTTCTCCAGACAATAGACGGAAAATAGAGCCAATTACCATGACAAAGTGATGTAGCGAGTTTTTCTCCTGCTAGTACGCAAGTTTTTTTAGGATGTAATAATCGTTTGATTTTATCGACTAAAGGTAGATATGTATTACTTTTGGCGTCTATTACCTGTACACCAGGCTGGTAAAAATCAGCTTCGTTAATATTCTTTAATGCGGTTTCGACGTAATTGGGCAATAGTTTATCGTCACATCCCATAATTACACAAAAAGGAGCACTTACATGTTTAATTGCATAATTAAAATTGTTAGTAATACCTATATTTTTACGGTGTCTAATATATGTGATGCGTTTGTCGTTAATCTTACTGTAATAGTTTTTTGCAGTCTCATCTGGGTAATGATCGTCGAGAATAGTTAGATGCCATGCGTCACTAGTTTGTTCTAATACCGAATCGACAGCCTGTTTTAATAAAGAAAATTCTCCCCAATATGGAATTATTATATCTATTCTATTTTTCATTTGATAACCTTATGGACAATTCCTGATGTAAATCTCTTAACCTTCGTTCGTTTTGATCAATACGTTGACGCTGATTGTTGATTATGTAAAATAATAAAATTATTGCTGTGGTTTGTAATATATCAAATACACTTAATTCCGATGAGTCGAGCGGTGGGTGATTGATTGAAATATTATAAAGTGGAAACGATCCTACTAACACAACCATAATAATTAGCCAGATAATCAGTTGATGTTTGAAGCGTGTTGCGCTGACTCTACGGAGTTTAAAT
It encodes the following:
- a CDS encoding lipopolysaccharide biosynthesis protein, with protein sequence MQAQKKDYIWNSIGSFLQSAISPILLIVITRLNGVGDSGLFSFAMSLSVVFWAISLWGGRTYQVSDVKKEFSSGDYIVVRFISSLIVAVFSISFCILSGYDLIKTELIMVLVSFKILESIADSMYGVLQIHNKLYIVGISLTMKSVFGFMLFTLVDILTKNIIYGALSIFIVNIAVVIFYDIPWMKHVESVGLTKKNIIQAGKIMKKTAEVFVVVFLTMFSLNIPRYFLDKYHYDQIGYFGIMAMPITLLTLFISFVLQPNVVNLSELLKKKKINEFTKIVSKIDFITFTLGILFVVSSYLIGVWALNTVFGIDINNFRIDLTIMVIGAVANAFVSIYVNLLIILRRFKGQFYTLLVTNILAVILSVYLIDRLAMLGSVLVFMIISFLQAIILLFIYKRSLKNVIMLSEDKVRYE
- a CDS encoding glycosyltransferase family 8 protein — protein: MNKDILNVLYQSDDNYAAVSAISIASLLENNKHLKQINIFYLGHKLKKSSINKFNEMVGSYKNATITFVDVSGYPDELKEIGVKAWKGLYITWYKMLAFAKLDIKTDRILYINPHTVISGALDGLLELDFEDNILALSYDATMVNAHKNAIGLKSTDGYFNCGIMLVNHKKWIKDKIDSKMREHLRHNHYEVADQDLCNVFFKDKIKLVGVEYNFSTVFYGYDIKKYIKANGFMSESFYSYNEIMEAYYAPKIVHSQFGITGRPWQVGNDNPVGLLWHKYLEMTPWKNAKMPEAKKDMNWRLYKLLSQAIVVKLYAWAVKRKFAK
- a CDS encoding SDR family oxidoreductase, with protein sequence MSKKYIILGAGGQLGKALCAIFPDAKALTHKELDISDEAQVNAFDWSKYDVILNAAALVNSDGSETSELRAKTWLANAYGPRNLAKIAIEKNKTIVHYSSDYVWDGRKKNHKDDEIVAPLLVYGQSKAAGDLVVSLVPKHYIMRVSWVVGDGHNIPKTMKKLADMRINPKVVDDQFGRLTFASEIARATKYFLDNKVAYGSYNVTNDGPVKSWYEIAADVFEYAGYDRNRVHPVSTEEYAADKPGFAPRPLNSDMDLVKLRQTGFMPVDYTDMLKEYVRHLPLDE
- a CDS encoding glycosyltransferase family 2 protein, with protein sequence MKNRIDIIIPYWGEFSLLKQAVDSVLEQTSDAWHLTILDDHYPDETAKNYYSKINDKRITYIRHRKNIGITNNFNYAIKHVSAPFCVIMGCDDKLLPNYVETALKNINEADFYQPGVQVIDAKSNTYLPLVDKIKRLLHPKKTCVLAGEKLATSLCHGNWLYFPSIVWRTSTLKKYSFDPRYKILQDVIIELTMIIDGASLCFDSTETFQYRRFADSLSSKEKSKNGIRFNEEKEVYNDFANKFKSINWNKASFAAKTRITSRAHSLLSKL